From Aquificaceae bacterium, a single genomic window includes:
- a CDS encoding 3-dehydroquinate synthase II produces MKDFWYWAEEFDKKLITTALESGAGVILLSDPSRVQEVKALGRVQVASAEGADLIEGRDYAYVLIRGKEDEERAAKFPPHMKVIVETTDWTIIPLENLIAQREELYAVVKNEEEARLAVKVLEKGVKGIVLKTKDINTIKRVGKVLEEEEERLPMVVVRITRILPLGLGDRVCVDTTSMLSRGEGMLVGNSSAGMFLVHAETEENPYVASRPFRVNAGAVHMYIRVPENRTKYLCELSAGDPVMVYDYTGRGRLVYVGRAKVERRPMLLVEGKFENKKVSAVLQNAETIRLTRPDGTPLSVAELKEGDEVLGYIEEAGRHFGMKVEETITEK; encoded by the coding sequence ATGAAAGACTTCTGGTACTGGGCGGAGGAATTTGACAAAAAGCTCATAACCACAGCCCTTGAGTCCGGGGCAGGTGTTATACTCCTCTCTGACCCCTCAAGGGTGCAGGAAGTGAAGGCTCTGGGAAGGGTGCAGGTGGCATCTGCAGAGGGGGCGGACCTCATAGAGGGCAGGGACTACGCTTATGTGCTCATAAGGGGCAAAGAGGACGAAGAAAGGGCCGCAAAGTTTCCACCCCATATGAAGGTCATAGTGGAAACCACTGACTGGACCATCATACCCCTTGAGAACCTCATAGCCCAGAGGGAAGAGCTCTATGCGGTGGTAAAAAACGAAGAGGAGGCAAGGCTTGCCGTAAAGGTGCTGGAAAAGGGCGTAAAGGGCATAGTGCTGAAAACTAAAGACATAAACACCATAAAGAGGGTTGGCAAGGTGCTGGAAGAGGAGGAAGAGAGGCTTCCGATGGTGGTGGTCAGAATTACCAGAATCCTGCCTCTTGGTCTTGGAGACAGGGTGTGCGTGGATACCACCTCTATGCTCAGCCGGGGAGAGGGTATGCTGGTGGGCAACTCCTCTGCTGGCATGTTTTTGGTGCACGCAGAGACCGAAGAGAACCCCTACGTGGCATCCAGACCTTTTAGAGTAAACGCAGGGGCAGTCCACATGTACATAAGGGTGCCTGAAAACAGAACAAAGTATCTGTGCGAGCTCTCCGCTGGAGACCCGGTGATGGTCTACGACTACACGGGAAGGGGAAGGCTCGTGTATGTGGGCAGGGCAAAGGTAGAAAGGCGTCCCATGCTCCTCGTGGAAGGGAAGTTTGAAAACAAGAAGGTCAGTGCAGTGCTTCAGAACGCAGAGACCATAAGGCTCACAAGACCTGACGGCACCCCCCTATCGGTGGCGGAGCTTAAAGAGGGAGACGAAGTGCTGGGATACATAGAAGAGGCAGGAAGGCATTTTGGAATGAAGGTGGAAGAGACGATAACTGAAAAGTAG
- the cmk gene encoding (d)CMP kinase, which translates to MKIAIDGPAGSGKSTAAREVSRRLGIPYLNTGLVYRAFAYVCLMRGIEPERALEVFEEPVSVELLPGETKVHYRGEDIGGMLVSEEVGNMASRIGALPAFRERINMFFRSLVGRGQVVAEGRDAGTHIFPDADLKVFLTASAEERARRRYEQLRAQGQDVSYEEILRAVVERDERDANRPLYPFRPAEDAVVIDTTGLSPQEVVEKIMELLSSTAHGCQKE; encoded by the coding sequence ATGAAAATAGCCATAGATGGACCTGCAGGTAGTGGTAAAAGCACGGCGGCAAGGGAGGTATCCAGAAGGCTCGGAATTCCATACCTGAACACAGGGCTAGTTTACAGAGCCTTTGCCTATGTATGCCTGATGAGGGGAATTGAACCAGAGAGGGCTCTGGAAGTATTTGAAGAGCCTGTCAGCGTGGAGCTCCTCCCGGGCGAGACAAAGGTCCACTACAGGGGGGAAGACATAGGGGGTATGCTGGTATCAGAAGAAGTGGGAAACATGGCGTCCAGAATCGGTGCACTGCCAGCCTTCAGGGAGAGGATAAACATGTTCTTCAGGTCTCTGGTGGGCAGAGGTCAGGTGGTGGCAGAGGGCAGAGACGCTGGCACGCATATCTTTCCAGACGCAGACCTGAAAGTCTTTCTTACTGCCTCTGCAGAAGAGAGGGCAAGAAGAAGATACGAGCAACTCAGAGCTCAGGGGCAGGATGTGAGCTACGAAGAAATCCTGAGGGCTGTGGTAGAGAGGGACGAAAGGGACGCAAACAGACCCCTCTATCCCTTCAGACCTGCGGAGGATGCGGTGGTCATAGACACCACGGGGCTGAGCCCACAGGAGGTGGTGGAGAAGATAATGGAGCTTCTCAGCTCCACAGCCCATGGATGTCAGAAGGAATAG